From a single Fusobacterium pseudoperiodonticum genomic region:
- a CDS encoding RNA-guided endonuclease InsQ/TnpB family protein, whose protein sequence is MYLTLKQQVKHLSKKEFRNLKYLCHIAKNLKNQAIYNVRQHYFNNKKYLSYNENYKMLKNSENYKKLNSNMAQQILKEVDESFKSFFVLLKLAKNGQYNGKIKLPNYLDKDGFTTLVIGFVRLKDDMLIVPYSNSFRKAHKEIAIKLPPVLKDKKIKEIRIIPKQYSRYFEIQYIYEVEEVQRELNKENVLGIDLGINNLCTCVTNTGASFIIDGRKLKSTNQYYNKINAKLQSIKDKQKIERTTLRQKRIARKRNNRINDYLSKAARTIVNYCLNNDIGKLVLGYNEDFQRNSNIGSINNQNFVNIPYGKLRDKLIYLCKLYGIEFKLQEESYTSKASFFDGDEIPIYDKENLQEYVFSGKRIKRGLYQTSTGKLINADCNGALNILRKSKVVDLSVLYNRGELDTPKRIRVV, encoded by the coding sequence ATGTATTTAACATTAAAACAACAAGTAAAACATCTTAGCAAAAAAGAGTTTAGAAATTTAAAATATTTGTGCCATATAGCTAAGAATTTAAAAAATCAAGCTATATACAATGTTAGACAACACTATTTTAACAATAAAAAGTATTTAAGCTATAATGAAAACTATAAAATGCTTAAAAATAGTGAGAATTACAAGAAATTAAATTCTAATATGGCTCAACAAATTTTAAAAGAAGTAGATGAAAGTTTTAAATCATTCTTTGTACTTTTAAAACTTGCTAAGAATGGTCAATATAATGGTAAAATAAAATTACCTAATTATCTTGATAAAGATGGTTTTACAACTCTTGTTATAGGTTTTGTTAGATTAAAAGATGATATGCTGATAGTTCCTTATTCAAATTCATTTAGAAAGGCACATAAGGAAATCGCAATAAAGCTACCACCAGTATTAAAAGACAAGAAGATAAAAGAAATTAGAATAATACCAAAACAATATTCTAGGTACTTTGAAATTCAATATATTTATGAGGTAGAAGAAGTTCAAAGGGAATTAAATAAAGAAAATGTACTAGGAATTGATTTAGGTATAAACAATCTTTGCACTTGTGTTACAAATACTGGAGCTTCATTCATAATAGATGGTAGAAAATTAAAATCAACAAATCAATACTATAACAAGATAAATGCAAAATTACAAAGTATAAAAGATAAGCAAAAGATTGAGCGAACAACATTAAGACAAAAAAGAATAGCTAGAAAGAGAAATAATCGTATAAATGATTATCTTTCAAAAGCAGCAAGAACAATTGTAAATTATTGTCTTAATAATGATATAGGAAAATTAGTTCTAGGATATAATGAAGATTTTCAAAGAAATTCAAATATAGGAAGTATAAATAATCAGAACTTTGTAAATATACCATATGGAAAATTAAGAGATAAATTAATATATCTATGTAAACTATATGGAATAGAATTTAAACTACAAGAAGAGAGTTATACATCAAAAGCAAGTTTCTTTGATGGAGATGAAATTCCAATATATGATAAAGAAAATCTACAAGAATATGTATTCAGTGGAAAAAGAATAAAAAGAGGACTATATCAAACAAGTACAGGTAAACTCATAAATGCAGATTGTAATGGAGCATTAAATATTCTAAGAAAAAGTAAAGTTGTGGACTTAAGTGTCCTATACAATAGAGGTGAGCTGGACACACCTAAAAGAATAAGGGTAGTGTAA
- a CDS encoding autotransporter-associated N-terminal domain-containing protein: MGNSNLEKTGKTLRSLAKRYENVKYSVGLAVLFLMKGTSAFSDTNMIQEVEKQKDIVTDIKNEKVELKETKKSTQATKKMKASWVSMQFGANDMYSNLFTSSKTKVGKTSIVKSEKTILVASANNSASLPMFAKLLSDIEETTENRTETLSAISNKENIPSETPTPTIEEIKAGKENLKNSVENLQNKIDVARRENNKEINGLRLELIQLMEQGNHVVKSPWSSWQFGANYFYENWGSSYKGRGDKKEKYPFEGVYTRSDDLFLRNVSPDSELYGKYIKTTKDDAINSALSSTLLARGRSTSYGLASNNGAQEPITTIELGASVKPKNISKSPITVLAPVISVAAVTPLLTPEPPDAPTPPVIKIPVFNPVAPTVDSVSLPTPPTFNIKLGSFCNYMTPNCESAPSPSHTTPTNGGKHSGTSYSFDHNQDVTIKADDLTGGPGVRYAWTSYDSALLKVYFDYGLKSLTQTNWVPGGKTATVDTNLTIDSIRGGIQPDPSVNGAHNTGMFLTGGSRVATLDNARNATIANNKTISMMGPLVIGYEVQSDEILNRNIGGTLYNNGKRSLVNLENGVLTDAIEKSDQTTDTRLNSLLKVKQIYSNGTGIHGHNPNSNGAGTVENTTLTLPTFAGGGTLGITRDPDIGYKDENGNFVIKKHGGYTGYKVGLILTYEKVDNVANDSYDLINKGTINFQGRNSIGIQIYAPGIDGTKINAPEVNVKNEGANSKIILGGVASYALKLSSRVNKNSTVENEGTIEITGDNTATYKQDNNPTTSRTHLYDADGTSLSSGIAVLEDKTLTNDSSIRAYTGKVKNKGTITVSGGAGNTGMVLKVRDNDDITNVTGGVISVSRSKNIGMRVDLGEVITDNASGGSPKAINNGKIIVGNGEQNIGMVANNSETSGIKAIATNNGTIEFVGAAYKAIGLFAQDGAEIVNNATGKITGPTTGGLNETLGMVIQGKVAPKNVPSSGINNGEIDLTGTKVTGIYNQGTITMENGATGTAKVTTSGVDSISLYAKGNSTTTNINSGKVIGKDGALTMFADDKATVNLGTTSSAPELESHGVGSLLFYNYTKSSSGVYTADGIFKLINPNVKATLTTGATAFYFKDTTPAAAGVVTNSTADKLNAMFAGSGTNKIKLKLSDKDSTLFVLDNTTPNVNPIKISEVGANTATVLGNFVEIDDKSSSQNYKAYKATKATLSIDEDVDLDNHSGSAISKYYRVDFLNSAVTVETGKKMVGTDAAHITEVIAQANYADAKDYNHVKVINNGTIDFSKRNGTAIAVDYGQATNNKLIKVNAANVAPTPGAKGENSIGLFGASGSKLTNSSTGEIYLGTRGVGIWGANDLTTSVSTWGKNIDITNTGKIIGLTAKNSVFGIYADNDTTAHPSATSTIVHSGEIDLSQNKESVGIYMKNGDLTSTGNISINEGSVGIDATNSDLTINGGTYTIGKESVGFKLTNLPATKKFLGNSGNISITGEDSVAYLLNNSILTSGTNFKDDLTLNSTKAYTYINTNASTLNYENIKTIANDDSMFINAGNNSTINLLSGTNISSTNKAITGVYSTRSTVKNEGTITLTGDKSSALYAEGSAVSNESTGKITVAKDGSGIYVKALTTAPVALGSGTNYGEINIGEASVGIRAEDATIINETTGKILSTAKSATGMSQSGGSQNIVNKGTITLTGDKSTALHSEGITTAGHKVINIGDITVGDSSNELSPSVGIYSANGTTSTVESSGKVVVGNKSTAIYAGNIDLIGNSETTAGNGGIGLYSKEGRVNISANSKITVGSTLGSGKEGVGVYLAGNNQTLNSDTDDLTIGHGSFGYVMTGQGNIVRTGMPGTVGEVSLSKDSVFIYSGDKTGTIRNYTNMKSTGDENYGIYALGAVENRGNIDFSQGIGNVGAYSYVEGATTTPNAIKNYGTIKVSKTDISDPDNRKYGIGMAAGFTEEVPAGSGNFVTRGLGNIENYGTIQVTTPDSIGMYATGRGSRIYNNGRIELSGAKRNIGMFAEHGAELINDVNGVITTVGTGNVGQIAIAVTKGATLENKGTIHIDASKGYGLFLAGAIVKNYGEARITVANGAIKIKEVTAADTSKEMQDTQGNMNKIRIHSPAGVAEAKIIANGVVQTPTVVHVQAIPNRKPNDIPTSSLGMYVDTSGINYTRPITNIGALSNLAESDLIIGTEATKYTTSKYIQLGQDIIEPYNDMIRTSGIEKWNIYSGSLTWMASITQLPDFTIRNAYLAKIPYTVFAGNQASPVAVSDTYNFLDGLEQRYGVEEIGTRENKVFQKLNSIGNNEEILFHQATDEMMGHQYANVQQRIQATGDILNKEFNYLRNEWSNPSKDSNKIKTFGTNGEYKTSTAGVIDYKNNAYGVAYVYEDETVRLGESTGWYAGIVHNRFRFKDIGNSKEEMLQGKLGLFKSVPFDYNNSLNWTISGDIFAGYNKMHRKFLVVDEVFNAKGRYHTYGVGIKNEISKEFRLSESFTFKPYAALGLEYGRVSKIREKSGEIKLDVKSNDYFSVRPEIGAELGFKHYFDRKTVKVGVTVAYENELGRVANGKNKAKVAGTEADYFNIRGEKDDRAGNVKTDLNIGWDNQKIGVTANLGYDTKGNNVRAGVGIRVIF; the protein is encoded by the coding sequence ATGGGAAATAGTAATTTAGAAAAGACGGGAAAAACTCTACGATCACTTGCAAAGAGATATGAAAATGTAAAATATTCAGTTGGACTTGCAGTACTTTTTTTAATGAAGGGAACAAGTGCATTTTCTGATACTAATATGATACAAGAAGTAGAAAAACAAAAAGATATTGTAACAGATATTAAAAATGAAAAAGTTGAGCTAAAGGAAACAAAGAAAAGCACTCAGGCAACAAAAAAAATGAAAGCTTCTTGGGTAAGTATGCAATTTGGAGCTAATGATATGTATAGCAATCTTTTTACTAGCTCTAAAACTAAAGTAGGAAAGACTTCAATTGTAAAAAGTGAAAAAACTATTTTAGTAGCTAGTGCAAATAATAGTGCAAGTTTACCTATGTTTGCTAAACTTTTATCAGATATAGAAGAAACTACAGAAAATAGAACAGAAACTTTAAGTGCTATATCTAATAAAGAAAATATACCAAGTGAAACACCAACACCAACAATAGAAGAAATAAAAGCAGGCAAAGAAAATTTAAAAAATTCAGTTGAAAATTTACAAAATAAAATAGATGTAGCAAGAAGAGAAAATAATAAAGAAATAAATGGGCTAAGATTAGAATTAATTCAATTGATGGAACAAGGAAATCATGTAGTGAAATCACCTTGGTCATCATGGCAATTTGGAGCAAATTATTTCTATGAAAATTGGGGATCTTCATATAAAGGAAGAGGAGATAAGAAAGAAAAATATCCATTTGAAGGTGTATATACAAGAAGTGATGACTTATTTTTAAGAAATGTATCTCCTGACAGTGAGCTATATGGAAAATATATAAAGACTACTAAAGATGATGCAATAAACTCAGCATTGTCATCTACTTTACTTGCAAGAGGAAGAAGTACATCTTATGGTTTGGCAAGTAATAATGGTGCTCAAGAACCAATAACTACAATAGAATTAGGAGCTTCTGTAAAACCAAAAAATATAAGTAAATCACCAATAACAGTATTGGCTCCAGTAATTTCTGTAGCTGCTGTTACTCCTTTGCTTACACCTGAGCCACCTGATGCACCAACACCACCAGTAATAAAAATACCTGTATTTAATCCAGTGGCCCCGACGGTAGATTCTGTAAGTTTACCAACACCACCTACTTTTAATATTAAATTAGGTTCGTTTTGTAATTATATGACACCAAACTGTGAATCAGCACCTAGTCCAAGTCATACAACTCCAACAAATGGAGGAAAACATTCTGGAACTTCTTATTCATTTGATCATAATCAGGATGTAACTATAAAAGCTGATGATTTGACAGGAGGTCCTGGAGTAAGATATGCTTGGACAAGTTATGATTCAGCTCTTTTAAAAGTATACTTTGATTATGGTTTAAAATCACTTACTCAAACAAATTGGGTGCCAGGGGGAAAAACAGCAACAGTGGATACAAATTTAACCATCGACTCAATAAGAGGTGGAATTCAACCAGATCCTTCTGTTAATGGTGCACACAATACAGGAATGTTTTTAACAGGTGGTTCAAGAGTGGCTACCTTAGATAATGCAAGAAATGCAACAATAGCAAATAATAAAACGATAAGTATGATGGGACCTTTAGTTATAGGTTATGAAGTTCAAAGTGATGAAATCCTTAATCGTAATATTGGAGGTACTTTATATAATAATGGAAAAAGAAGTTTAGTGAATTTAGAAAATGGAGTTCTTACTGATGCAATAGAAAAAAGTGATCAAACTACTGATACAAGATTAAATTCTTTATTAAAAGTAAAACAAATATATTCAAATGGTACAGGAATTCATGGACATAATCCTAATAGTAATGGAGCTGGTACAGTAGAAAATACAACTTTAACTTTACCAACATTTGCTGGTGGAGGAACATTAGGTATAACAAGAGATCCGGATATTGGTTATAAAGATGAAAATGGAAATTTTGTTATAAAAAAACATGGAGGTTATACAGGATATAAGGTAGGTTTAATTTTAACTTATGAAAAAGTGGACAATGTAGCTAATGATAGCTATGATTTAATAAATAAAGGAACTATTAATTTTCAAGGTAGAAACTCTATTGGAATTCAAATTTATGCACCTGGAATCGATGGAACTAAAATAAATGCTCCGGAAGTAAATGTTAAAAATGAAGGTGCCAACTCAAAAATTATATTAGGAGGAGTTGCTAGTTATGCTTTAAAATTATCTTCAAGAGTTAATAAAAATTCAACTGTTGAAAATGAAGGAACCATAGAAATAACAGGAGATAATACAGCTACTTATAAACAAGATAACAATCCAACAACTTCTAGAACTCATTTATACGATGCTGATGGAACTTCTCTTTCATCAGGTATAGCTGTACTGGAAGATAAAACTTTGACAAATGATTCTTCAATAAGGGCGTATACTGGAAAAGTTAAAAATAAAGGTACAATAACTGTTTCAGGTGGAGCTGGTAACACTGGAATGGTCTTAAAAGTTAGAGATAACGATGACATTACCAATGTTACAGGCGGAGTAATTTCTGTTTCAAGAAGTAAAAATATTGGTATGAGAGTAGATTTGGGAGAAGTTATAACTGATAATGCTAGTGGAGGTTCACCAAAAGCTATAAATAATGGAAAAATTATTGTAGGTAATGGAGAACAAAATATTGGTATGGTTGCTAATAATTCTGAAACTTCAGGTATAAAAGCTATAGCAACAAACAATGGAACTATAGAATTTGTTGGAGCTGCCTATAAAGCAATAGGACTATTTGCACAAGATGGTGCAGAAATTGTAAATAATGCAACAGGAAAGATTACAGGTCCAACTACAGGAGGACTTAACGAAACATTAGGTATGGTAATACAAGGAAAAGTAGCTCCTAAAAATGTTCCTTCAAGTGGTATAAATAATGGAGAAATAGATTTAACTGGAACTAAAGTTACAGGCATATATAACCAAGGTACAATTACTATGGAAAATGGAGCAACAGGAACAGCTAAAGTAACTACTTCTGGAGTTGACTCTATTAGTTTATATGCAAAAGGAAACTCAACAACAACAAATATTAATTCAGGAAAGGTAATAGGTAAAGATGGAGCATTAACTATGTTTGCTGATGACAAAGCAACTGTAAATTTAGGTACTACTTCAAGTGCACCTGAATTAGAATCACATGGAGTAGGAAGTCTATTATTCTATAACTATACTAAGAGTAGTTCAGGAGTTTATACAGCTGATGGAATATTTAAGCTTATTAATCCTAATGTTAAGGCAACATTAACTACTGGAGCAACAGCATTTTACTTTAAAGATACTACACCAGCTGCAGCAGGAGTAGTAACTAATTCAACTGCTGATAAACTAAATGCTATGTTTGCTGGTTCAGGTACAAATAAAATAAAATTAAAATTAAGTGATAAGGATTCAACTTTATTTGTTTTAGATAATACAACTCCTAATGTAAATCCAATAAAAATATCTGAAGTTGGTGCAAATACAGCTACAGTTTTAGGGAATTTTGTAGAAATAGATGATAAATCTTCATCACAAAACTATAAGGCATATAAAGCAACAAAGGCAACTTTAAGTATTGATGAAGATGTTGATTTGGATAATCATAGTGGAAGTGCAATTAGTAAATATTATAGAGTGGATTTCTTAAACTCAGCTGTTACAGTTGAAACTGGTAAAAAGATGGTAGGAACTGATGCAGCACATATTACAGAAGTTATTGCTCAAGCTAATTATGCAGATGCAAAAGACTATAACCATGTAAAAGTTATCAATAATGGAACTATAGACTTCTCTAAAAGAAATGGAACTGCTATAGCTGTAGACTATGGACAAGCTACAAATAATAAGTTAATTAAAGTAAATGCAGCTAATGTGGCACCTACTCCAGGAGCAAAAGGAGAAAATAGTATAGGTCTATTTGGTGCATCTGGCTCAAAATTAACAAATAGCTCAACAGGAGAAATTTATCTTGGAACTAGAGGAGTTGGAATTTGGGGAGCTAATGATCTCACTACATCTGTAAGTACTTGGGGTAAAAATATAGACATTACAAATACTGGTAAGATTATAGGACTTACTGCTAAAAATTCAGTATTTGGTATCTATGCTGATAATGATACAACAGCACATCCTAGTGCCACATCTACTATAGTACATTCTGGAGAAATAGATTTATCTCAAAATAAAGAGAGTGTAGGAATCTATATGAAGAATGGAGACTTAACTTCAACTGGAAATATATCTATAAATGAAGGAAGTGTTGGTATAGATGCTACAAATTCAGATCTAACAATAAATGGTGGAACTTATACAATAGGAAAAGAATCAGTTGGATTTAAATTAACAAACTTACCAGCAACTAAGAAATTCTTAGGAAACTCAGGAAATATTTCTATAACTGGTGAAGATTCAGTTGCTTATTTACTAAATAATTCAATTTTAACATCAGGAACTAATTTTAAAGATGATTTAACTTTGAATTCAACAAAGGCTTATACATATATTAATACAAATGCTAGTACATTGAATTATGAAAATATTAAGACTATAGCTAATGATGATTCGATGTTTATAAATGCAGGAAATAATTCTACAATTAATTTATTGTCAGGAACTAATATTAGTTCAACAAATAAGGCAATAACAGGAGTTTATTCAACAAGAAGTACTGTAAAAAATGAAGGAACTATAACATTGACAGGAGATAAATCATCTGCTCTATATGCTGAAGGAAGTGCAGTATCAAATGAAAGTACTGGAAAAATAACTGTAGCTAAAGATGGTTCAGGAATCTATGTTAAAGCTTTAACAACAGCACCAGTTGCTCTAGGTTCAGGAACTAACTATGGTGAAATAAATATAGGTGAAGCTTCAGTTGGAATACGTGCAGAAGATGCAACAATAATAAATGAAACTACTGGTAAAATTCTAAGTACAGCTAAAAGTGCTACAGGAATGTCGCAAAGTGGTGGAAGTCAAAATATTGTAAATAAAGGAACTATAACATTAACAGGAGATAAATCAACAGCTTTACACTCTGAAGGAATAACAACTGCAGGACATAAAGTTATTAACATAGGAGATATAACTGTTGGAGATTCTTCTAATGAATTGAGTCCAAGTGTAGGAATCTACTCAGCAAATGGAACAACTAGTACAGTTGAAAGCTCTGGAAAGGTTGTTGTTGGAAATAAATCAACAGCAATCTATGCTGGAAATATTGACTTAATCGGAAATTCTGAAACAACAGCTGGAAATGGTGGAATAGGACTATATTCTAAGGAAGGAAGAGTAAATATATCTGCAAACTCAAAAATAACAGTTGGAAGTACATTAGGAAGTGGAAAAGAAGGAGTAGGCGTATATTTAGCTGGAAATAACCAAACTCTTAATAGTGATACTGATGACTTAACTATTGGACATGGTTCATTTGGATATGTAATGACAGGACAAGGTAATATTGTAAGAACAGGTATGCCAGGAACAGTAGGAGAAGTAAGTCTATCTAAAGATTCAGTATTTATCTATTCAGGAGATAAGACAGGAACTATAAGAAACTATACTAATATGAAATCAACAGGAGATGAAAACTATGGTATCTACGCGTTAGGTGCAGTTGAAAATCGTGGAAATATTGATTTTAGCCAAGGTATAGGAAATGTAGGAGCATATAGCTATGTAGAAGGAGCGACTACAACTCCTAATGCTATAAAGAACTATGGAACAATAAAAGTATCTAAGACAGATATAAGTGATCCAGACAATAGAAAATATGGTATAGGAATGGCTGCAGGATTCACAGAAGAAGTTCCAGCAGGATCAGGAAATTTTGTTACAAGAGGATTAGGAAATATCGAAAACTATGGAACTATTCAAGTTACAACTCCTGATAGTATAGGAATGTATGCAACAGGAAGAGGTTCAAGAATATACAATAATGGTAGAATAGAATTAAGTGGTGCAAAGAGAAATATAGGTATGTTTGCTGAACATGGAGCAGAACTAATTAATGATGTGAATGGAGTAATTACAACAGTAGGAACTGGAAATGTAGGACAAATAGCTATAGCTGTAACAAAAGGTGCTACTTTAGAAAACAAAGGAACTATTCATATAGATGCATCTAAAGGTTATGGACTTTTCTTAGCAGGAGCAATAGTTAAAAACTATGGTGAAGCTAGAATCACTGTTGCTAATGGTGCAATCAAAATAAAAGAAGTAACAGCGGCTGATACATCAAAAGAAATGCAAGATACACAAGGAAATATGAATAAAATAAGAATCCACTCTCCAGCAGGTGTAGCAGAAGCTAAAATAATAGCTAATGGAGTAGTACAAACTCCAACTGTTGTTCATGTACAAGCAATACCTAATAGAAAACCTAACGATATACCAACTTCATCATTAGGTATGTATGTGGATACATCAGGGATAAACTATACAAGACCTATAACAAATATTGGAGCTTTAAGTAATCTTGCTGAGTCAGATTTAATTATAGGAACTGAAGCAACAAAATATACAACATCTAAGTATATTCAATTAGGTCAAGATATAATTGAACCATACAATGATATGATAAGAACATCAGGAATAGAAAAATGGAATATCTATTCAGGTTCATTAACTTGGATGGCTTCAATAACTCAATTACCTGACTTTACAATAAGAAATGCTTACTTGGCTAAGATACCATACACTGTTTTTGCTGGAAATCAAGCATCGCCAGTTGCAGTATCAGATACATATAACTTCTTAGATGGATTGGAACAAAGATATGGAGTTGAAGAAATAGGAACTAGAGAAAATAAAGTTTTCCAAAAATTGAACTCTATAGGAAACAATGAAGAAATTTTATTTCATCAAGCAACAGATGAAATGATGGGACACCAATATGCTAATGTTCAACAAAGAATACAAGCAACTGGAGATATCTTAAATAAAGAATTTAATTATTTAAGAAATGAATGGTCTAATCCAAGTAAAGATTCTAACAAGATAAAAACTTTTGGAACTAATGGGGAATATAAAACAAGTACAGCAGGAGTAATTGACTATAAGAATAATGCTTATGGAGTAGCTTATGTCTATGAAGATGAAACTGTAAGACTTGGAGAATCAACAGGTTGGTATGCAGGTATAGTTCATAATAGATTTAGATTTAAAGATATAGGAAATTCTAAGGAAGAAATGTTACAAGGAAAACTTGGTTTATTTAAGTCAGTACCATTTGACTATAATAATAGCTTGAATTGGACAATATCAGGAGATATCTTTGCAGGATACAATAAGATGCATAGAAAATTCTTAGTTGTAGACGAAGTATTTAATGCAAAAGGTAGATACCATACTTACGGAGTAGGTATAAAGAATGAAATATCAAAAGAATTTAGATTGAGTGAATCATTCACATTCAAACCATATGCAGCTCTAGGTTTAGAATATGGAAGAGTGTCTAAGATAAGAGAAAAATCTGGAGAAATAAAACTAGATGTTAAATCAAATGACTATTTCTCAGTAAGACCAGAAATTGGAGCTGAATTAGGATTCAAACATTATTTTGATAGAAAGACAGTAAAAGTAGGAGTAACAGTGGCCTATGAAAATGAACTTGGTAGAGTAGCTAATGGTAAAAATAAGGCTAAAGTAGCTGGAACAGAAGCTGATTATTTTAATATCAGAGGTGAAAAAGATGACAGAGCAGGAAATGTGAAGACAGACCTTAATATCGGATGGGATAACCAAAAGATAGGAGTAACAGCTAATTTAGGTTATGACACTAAAGGAAATAATGTGAGAGCAGGAGTAGGAATAAGAGTCATATTCTAA